One region of Phragmites australis chromosome 18, lpPhrAust1.1, whole genome shotgun sequence genomic DNA includes:
- the LOC133899364 gene encoding probable glucomannan 4-beta-mannosyltransferase 11 isoform X2 — protein MECHKWRSKGINIKYEVRGNRKGYKAGALKEGLKHDYVKDCEYIAMFDADFQPESDFLLRTVPFLVHNPEIALVQTRWKFVNADECLLTRFQEMSLDYHFKFEQEAGSSVYSFFGFNGTAGVWRISAIDDAGGWKDRTTVEDMDLAVRATLQGWKFVYIGDIKVKSELPSTFKAYRFQQHRWSCGPANLFKKMMVEILLNKKVSLWNKIHLWYDFFFVGKVASHTVTFIYYCFAIPVSVLFPEIQIPLWGVVYVPTVITLLKSLGTPSSFHLVILWVLFENVMSLHRIKAAVTGFLEAGRVNEWVVTEKLGDANKTKTSTNRSDAVKVIDVKLTEPLVPKLVKRRTRFWERYHCSEIFVGTCIILCGCYDVLYSKKGYSIYLFLQGMAFLVVGFGYVGSLPPRAE, from the exons atggagtgCCATAAATGGAGGAGCAAAGGTATCAACATAAAGTACGAGGTCAGGGGGAACCGGAAGGGGTACAAGGCCGGCGCGCTCAAGGAAGGGTTGAAGCACGACTACGTGAAAGACTGCGAGTACATTGCCATGTTTGACGCAGACTTCCAGCCCGAATCTGATTTTCTCCTGAGGACAGTTCCGTTCCTTGTGCACAACCCGGAGATCGCCCTCGTCCAGACTCGCTGGAAATTTG TTAACGCTGACGAGTGCCTGCTGACAAGATTCCAAGAAATGTCGCTGGACTACCATTTCAAGTTTGAACAAGAGGCGGGGTCGTCAGTATACTCGTTCTTTGGCTTCAATG GAACAGCTGGTGTCTGGAGGATTTCAGCGATCGATGATGCCGGGGGCTGGAAGGACCGGACAACAGTGGAGGATATGGACCTGGCTGTCCGCGCGACACTGCAGGGATGGAAATTCGTTTATATCGGTGACATAAAA GTCAAGAGTGAGCTACCAAGCACATTCAAGGCATACCGGTTTCAGCAGCACAGGTGGTCATGTGGACCGGCAAACCTGTTCAAGAAAATGATGGTAGAAATTTTATTAAACAAG AAAGTGTCATTGTGGAATAAAATCCACCTATGGTACGATTTCTTCTTCGTCGGGAAGGTTGCTTCCCATACAGTGACATTCATCTACTATTGCTTTGCGATCCCTGTGTCAGTTTTGTTCCCTGAGATTCAAATCCCTCTCTGGGGGGTGGTCTACGTTCCAACAGTTATCACCCTCTTGAAGTCTCTTGGCACACCGAG TTCATTTCACCTGGTGATCCTCTGGGTCTTATTTGAGAATGTCATGTCGTTGCACCGGATAAAAGCTGCAGTAACTGGTTTTCTGGAGGCTGGACGAGTCAATGAGTGGGTTGTCACCGAGAAGTTGGGCGACGCCAACAAGACAAAGACTAGCACCAACAGATCAGATGCTGTAAAAGTGATAGATGTAAAGCTAACAGAGCCCCTTGTACCGAAGCTTGTGAAGAGGCGAACAAGATTCTGGGAGAG GTATCACTGCTCAGAAATTTTCGTTGGAACCTGCATAATTCTGTGTGGTTGCTATGACGTGCTTTACTCAAAGAAGGGATACTCCATCTATCTGTTCCTTCAAGGCATGGCTTTCCTTGTTGTCGGTTTTGGGTATGTCGGCTCACTACCTCCTCGCGCTGAATAA
- the LOC133899364 gene encoding probable glucomannan 4-beta-mannosyltransferase 11 isoform X1, translated as MDAMATTSSGHGGGVGEEVARLWAELPVRVDWTAAAAQCAAVWAHARALVVVPVVRLLVFFSLAMTVMILIEKLFVCAVCLVVKVFRLQPERRYRWEPIAAAAGDVEAGGAAHPMVLVQIPMYNEREVYKLSIGAACALEWPSDRVFIQVLDDSTDPVVKDLVEMECHKWRSKGINIKYEVRGNRKGYKAGALKEGLKHDYVKDCEYIAMFDADFQPESDFLLRTVPFLVHNPEIALVQTRWKFVNADECLLTRFQEMSLDYHFKFEQEAGSSVYSFFGFNGTAGVWRISAIDDAGGWKDRTTVEDMDLAVRATLQGWKFVYIGDIKVKSELPSTFKAYRFQQHRWSCGPANLFKKMMVEILLNKKVSLWNKIHLWYDFFFVGKVASHTVTFIYYCFAIPVSVLFPEIQIPLWGVVYVPTVITLLKSLGTPSSFHLVILWVLFENVMSLHRIKAAVTGFLEAGRVNEWVVTEKLGDANKTKTSTNRSDAVKVIDVKLTEPLVPKLVKRRTRFWERYHCSEIFVGTCIILCGCYDVLYSKKGYSIYLFLQGMAFLVVGFGYVGSLPPRAE; from the exons ATGGACGCCATGGCTACCACGTCCAGtggccacggcggcggcgtcggcgaggAGGTGGCGCGGCTGTGGGCGGAGCTGCCGGTGCGGGTGGACTggaccgcggcggcggcgcaatgCGCGGCGGTGTGGGCGCACGCGCGGGCGCTCGTGGTGGTGCCGGTGGTGCGGCTGCTGGTGTTCTTCTCGCTGGCCATGACGGTGATGATactgatcgagaagctgttcGTCTGCGCCGTGTGCCTGGTTGTGAAGGTGTTCCGGCTGCAGCCGGAGCGGCGGTACCGGTGGGAGCCCATCGCCGCGGCCGCCGGGGATGTggaggccggcggcgcggcgcaccCCATGGTGCTGGTGCAGATCCCCATGTACAACGAGCGGGAG gTGTACAAGCTGTCGATCGGGGCGGCATGTGCGCTGGAGTGGCCGTCCGACCGCGTCTTCATACAGGTGCTGGACGACTCGACCGACCCCGTTGTAAAG GAtttggtggagatggagtgCCATAAATGGAGGAGCAAAGGTATCAACATAAAGTACGAGGTCAGGGGGAACCGGAAGGGGTACAAGGCCGGCGCGCTCAAGGAAGGGTTGAAGCACGACTACGTGAAAGACTGCGAGTACATTGCCATGTTTGACGCAGACTTCCAGCCCGAATCTGATTTTCTCCTGAGGACAGTTCCGTTCCTTGTGCACAACCCGGAGATCGCCCTCGTCCAGACTCGCTGGAAATTTG TTAACGCTGACGAGTGCCTGCTGACAAGATTCCAAGAAATGTCGCTGGACTACCATTTCAAGTTTGAACAAGAGGCGGGGTCGTCAGTATACTCGTTCTTTGGCTTCAATG GAACAGCTGGTGTCTGGAGGATTTCAGCGATCGATGATGCCGGGGGCTGGAAGGACCGGACAACAGTGGAGGATATGGACCTGGCTGTCCGCGCGACACTGCAGGGATGGAAATTCGTTTATATCGGTGACATAAAA GTCAAGAGTGAGCTACCAAGCACATTCAAGGCATACCGGTTTCAGCAGCACAGGTGGTCATGTGGACCGGCAAACCTGTTCAAGAAAATGATGGTAGAAATTTTATTAAACAAG AAAGTGTCATTGTGGAATAAAATCCACCTATGGTACGATTTCTTCTTCGTCGGGAAGGTTGCTTCCCATACAGTGACATTCATCTACTATTGCTTTGCGATCCCTGTGTCAGTTTTGTTCCCTGAGATTCAAATCCCTCTCTGGGGGGTGGTCTACGTTCCAACAGTTATCACCCTCTTGAAGTCTCTTGGCACACCGAG TTCATTTCACCTGGTGATCCTCTGGGTCTTATTTGAGAATGTCATGTCGTTGCACCGGATAAAAGCTGCAGTAACTGGTTTTCTGGAGGCTGGACGAGTCAATGAGTGGGTTGTCACCGAGAAGTTGGGCGACGCCAACAAGACAAAGACTAGCACCAACAGATCAGATGCTGTAAAAGTGATAGATGTAAAGCTAACAGAGCCCCTTGTACCGAAGCTTGTGAAGAGGCGAACAAGATTCTGGGAGAG GTATCACTGCTCAGAAATTTTCGTTGGAACCTGCATAATTCTGTGTGGTTGCTATGACGTGCTTTACTCAAAGAAGGGATACTCCATCTATCTGTTCCTTCAAGGCATGGCTTTCCTTGTTGTCGGTTTTGGGTATGTCGGCTCACTACCTCCTCGCGCTGAATAA